ATTGCTCTACAAATATATCTGGGGAGTTCTCAAAAAGAATCGATGTTATCTCTACCGCATCGACGGAACTGAAAACCATATTCATATCCTGATAGACTTACACCCTTCGGTTTCGCTGGCTAATCTGATTAAGGATATTAAATTGGCCAGCAGTGATTTTATCAAAAGGGAAAATTTATTTCCAAAATTCACAGGATGGTAAAAAGGATATGGTGTATTTACTCATCAC
This portion of the Rhodohalobacter barkolensis genome encodes:
- the tnpA gene encoding IS200/IS605 family transposase, with amino-acid sequence MSTYRQIHYHIVFSTKNRVPYLEKPHRELLYKYIWGVLKKNRCYLYRIDGTENHIHILIDLHPSVSLANLIKDIKLASSDFIKRENLFPKFTGW